In Oceanobacillus sp. FSL K6-2867, one DNA window encodes the following:
- a CDS encoding phosphoribosylanthranilate isomerase has translation MIVKICGITTKEAAAAAVKSGADYIGFVFARSSRQISPEEAAIIANSIPSSIKKVGVFVNEAAETMKEIAQMVGLNTIQLHGDEPPAIAQQLPYEIIKAFPVNKNTLTSIRTYPCDYYLLDSLVDSRRGGSGIAFDWSLADQLSINREKIMLAGGLTPDNVAKAISTVRPAAVDVSSGVETNKEKDLNKIEKFIKNAKTKERVS, from the coding sequence ATGATCGTCAAAATATGCGGCATTACTACAAAGGAGGCAGCTGCTGCTGCAGTAAAATCTGGAGCTGATTATATCGGTTTTGTTTTTGCCAGGAGTTCGAGGCAAATCTCTCCCGAGGAAGCTGCGATTATTGCAAACTCTATCCCTTCTTCCATTAAAAAAGTTGGTGTTTTCGTCAATGAAGCTGCCGAAACGATGAAGGAGATTGCCCAGATGGTCGGCTTAAATACGATTCAATTGCATGGAGATGAGCCTCCCGCGATCGCTCAGCAACTGCCATATGAAATTATTAAAGCATTTCCTGTTAACAAAAATACACTAACTTCCATTCGTACTTATCCTTGCGACTATTATTTGCTTGATAGTCTCGTAGATTCCCGAAGAGGCGGAAGCGGAATTGCCTTCGATTGGAGTCTAGCTGATCAGCTATCCATCAATCGTGAAAAAATCATGCTGGCAGGCGGGCTTACTCCGGACAATGTGGCCAAAGCGATCAGCACCGTACGCCCTGCTGCCGTTGATGTTTCCAGCGGTGTGGAAACAAATAAAGAGAAGGACCTAAATAAAATAGAAAAATTTATAAAAAATGCAAAAACAAAAGAAAGGGTGTCATAA
- the trpA gene encoding tryptophan synthase subunit alpha — translation MGKAKLERILEDRINANEKIFVPYMMAGDGGLNHLEETIHFLQDCGAAAIEVGIPFSDPVADGPIIQEAGIRALQDGTTLATVIKKLAAFKDNRSIPIVIMTYLNPILAYGVDQFAKDCFEAGVDGVIIPDIPMEEEEIVAGALYDQSIAFIRLAAMTSSEERLIELAKRSEGFLYAVAVKGTTGERESHDMKVHDYLKLLKKNSSIPVLAGFGVSNSEQAQELSEACDGVIVGSKIVQLLHEGKRKNIQQLIKGSIQTNMHKVR, via the coding sequence ATGGGTAAAGCAAAGTTAGAACGTATACTGGAGGACAGAATAAATGCGAATGAGAAAATCTTCGTTCCTTATATGATGGCTGGGGACGGCGGACTCAATCACTTAGAAGAAACAATACACTTCCTACAAGATTGTGGGGCTGCAGCAATTGAAGTTGGTATCCCCTTCTCCGATCCTGTTGCAGATGGACCAATTATTCAAGAGGCTGGTATCCGTGCATTACAGGATGGAACAACTCTAGCAACAGTTATAAAAAAACTAGCAGCCTTTAAGGATAATCGTTCAATTCCTATTGTTATCATGACTTATTTAAACCCAATTCTAGCATACGGGGTTGACCAATTTGCCAAGGATTGCTTTGAAGCCGGGGTTGATGGCGTCATTATACCTGATATACCGATGGAAGAAGAAGAGATTGTAGCTGGTGCTTTATATGATCAGAGCATTGCTTTTATTCGCCTTGCAGCAATGACAAGTTCAGAAGAACGCTTAATAGAATTAGCAAAACGTTCAGAAGGGTTTCTCTATGCGGTTGCTGTTAAAGGGACAACAGGAGAGCGTGAATCACACGATATGAAAGTGCATGATTATTTGAAACTTCTTAAGAAGAATAGTTCTATCCCTGTTCTTGCAGGGTTCGGTGTCTCAAATTCCGAGCAGGCACAGGAGCTTTCAGAAGCATGTGATGGTGTCATCGTTGGAAGTAAAATTGTTCAGCT
- the trpB gene encoding tryptophan synthase subunit beta, with protein sequence MSIYTMPNEAGKYGQFGGKFVPELLMPAVIELEEAYEKAMKDPEFIQELNYYLKQYVGRETPLYYAEKLTKALGGANIYLKREDLNHTGAHKINNTIGQALLTLRMGKKKVVAETGAGQHGVATATVCALLGLECIVFMGEEDIRRQKLNVFRMELLGAEVRGVSQGSGTLKDAVNEALRYWVNHVDDTHYIIGSVVGPHPFPKIVRDLQSIIGKETKKQILDQTGKLPDAIIACVGGGSNAMGMFYPFIEDTDVKIFGVEAGGAGLETNQHAATLTGGEVGVLHGTLTYLLQDKEGLIEEAFSISAGLDYPGVGPEHSHLHEINRVNYTSITDDEALEAFQFLSKTEGIIPALESAHAIAYAMKLAKEMPQEDNIVVCLSGRGDKDVEQVKNRIGGNM encoded by the coding sequence ATGTCAATCTATACCATGCCAAACGAGGCTGGAAAGTATGGCCAATTCGGAGGAAAGTTTGTTCCAGAGCTATTAATGCCAGCAGTCATCGAATTAGAAGAAGCCTATGAAAAGGCAATGAAGGATCCTGAATTCATCCAGGAGCTAAACTACTATTTAAAGCAATATGTCGGGCGGGAAACACCATTATATTATGCAGAGAAACTCACCAAAGCACTTGGTGGTGCTAATATTTATTTGAAACGAGAGGACTTAAACCATACAGGTGCACATAAAATTAACAATACGATTGGGCAGGCATTGCTAACTTTAAGAATGGGCAAGAAAAAGGTTGTTGCTGAAACAGGAGCGGGCCAGCACGGTGTCGCAACAGCAACCGTTTGTGCATTACTTGGGCTAGAATGTATTGTCTTTATGGGTGAAGAAGATATCCGTCGTCAAAAGCTCAATGTGTTTCGTATGGAATTGTTAGGTGCTGAAGTGCGTGGAGTTTCTCAAGGCAGTGGAACTTTGAAGGATGCTGTTAATGAGGCATTGCGTTACTGGGTTAATCATGTCGATGATACCCACTATATTATCGGATCTGTTGTTGGTCCGCACCCATTTCCGAAGATCGTTCGTGATCTTCAATCTATTATCGGGAAAGAAACAAAAAAACAAATCCTCGATCAAACTGGTAAACTGCCAGATGCAATCATCGCCTGTGTCGGTGGCGGCAGTAATGCAATGGGGATGTTCTATCCATTTATTGAGGATACAGATGTAAAAATATTCGGTGTAGAAGCTGGAGGCGCTGGTCTTGAAACAAATCAGCATGCCGCAACTCTAACTGGCGGCGAAGTCGGTGTGTTGCATGGTACTTTAACTTACTTACTCCAAGATAAAGAAGGATTAATCGAGGAAGCCTTCTCTATCTCTGCCGGACTTGACTATCCTGGTGTTGGGCCTGAGCATAGTCACTTGCATGAAATAAATCGGGTGAATTACACATCCATTACAGATGATGAAGCACTTGAAGCTTTCCAGTTTTTATCCAAAACAGAAGGAATTATTCCTGCACTAGAAAGCGCACATGCAATTGCATATGCAATGAAGCTTGCGAAAGAAATGCCACAAGAAGACAATATCGTCGTTTGCTTATCAGGACGTGGAGATAAAGACGTCGAACAGGTAAAAAACAGGATTGGAGGGAACATGTAA
- the trpC gene encoding indole-3-glycerol phosphate synthase TrpC, with product MTFLAKILTEKAKEVAELKTKTIEQRNHSPVPTFKSRVKGAAHMNIIAEIKRSSPSKGAIHMSVDPVTQAKQYEQSGAAAISVLTDEPFFNGSMDDLRAVREAVAIPILCKDFIIDPVQIDYAKAAGANIILLIIAALSKEQFTELYNYATSHNLEVLCEVHNEEELERALKVDPEIIGINNRNLKTFEVNLETTDKLAKLITKQETILISESGMKTNEDVLRAADAGANVVLVGETLMRSDNVDETFKQLQIPLPVRGVN from the coding sequence ATGACTTTCTTAGCAAAAATTTTAACCGAAAAAGCAAAAGAAGTTGCAGAATTGAAAACAAAAACAATTGAGCAAAGGAATCATTCTCCAGTTCCTACTTTCAAAAGCAGGGTAAAAGGTGCAGCACATATGAATATTATTGCTGAAATTAAACGATCCTCCCCATCAAAAGGAGCGATTCATATGTCGGTGGATCCCGTTACACAAGCGAAGCAATATGAACAGTCCGGTGCCGCTGCTATTTCTGTACTGACAGACGAACCTTTTTTCAATGGCTCAATGGACGATTTACGAGCTGTTCGAGAAGCTGTAGCTATTCCAATTCTATGTAAAGACTTTATCATTGATCCGGTTCAAATTGATTATGCGAAAGCTGCCGGGGCAAACATTATTTTGCTTATTATTGCCGCCTTATCCAAAGAACAATTTACTGAGTTATACAACTATGCAACGAGCCATAATCTAGAAGTACTCTGCGAGGTTCATAATGAAGAAGAATTAGAGCGGGCATTGAAAGTAGATCCAGAAATTATCGGCATTAATAATCGGAATTTGAAAACATTTGAAGTCAACCTTGAGACAACCGATAAGCTTGCAAAGCTGATAACAAAACAAGAAACGATTCTGATTAGTGAAAGTGGAATGAAGACAAATGAGGATGTATTGCGGGCTGCTGATGCAGGAGCAAATGTCGTCCTTGTCGGCGAAACACTGATGCGATCAGACAATGTAGATGAGACATTCAAACAGCTGCAAATTCCCCTGCCAGTAAGAGGAGTGAACTAA
- a CDS encoding aminodeoxychorismate/anthranilate synthase component II: protein MILLIDNYDSFTYNLYQYFSELDLEIQVIRNDKIPIAEIETLEPEAIIISPGPGLPDKAGICIDLIKHFYKSTPILGVCLGHQVIGEALGAKVVPAKQIMHGKTSLVAHQNAGAFKGLQNPIEVMRYHSYVVDRDSLPQELEVVAHALEDGEIMGLKHREFPLYGLQFHPESIGTLSGKTMIQNFMKEIRKEYLTNETVS from the coding sequence TTGATTCTTTTAATTGATAACTATGATTCATTCACATATAACCTATATCAATATTTTTCGGAATTAGACCTTGAAATCCAGGTTATTCGCAATGATAAAATTCCCATTGCCGAAATTGAAACGCTGGAACCGGAAGCGATTATTATTTCTCCTGGACCTGGTTTACCAGACAAAGCAGGTATTTGTATTGATCTCATAAAACACTTTTACAAATCTACTCCAATATTAGGAGTATGTCTCGGCCATCAAGTTATTGGAGAAGCATTAGGAGCAAAAGTCGTTCCTGCAAAGCAAATTATGCATGGCAAAACCTCTCTCGTGGCTCATCAGAATGCTGGGGCTTTCAAAGGTTTGCAAAACCCAATTGAAGTCATGCGCTACCACTCCTATGTAGTTGATCGTGACTCACTTCCGCAAGAACTTGAGGTTGTAGCCCATGCACTTGAGGATGGAGAGATTATGGGACTCAAGCACCGAGAATTTCCACTTTACGGCCTGCAGTTCCACCCAGAATCGATCGGTACACTATCAGGAAAAACAATGATTCAAAACTTTATGAAAGAAATCAGAAAGGAGTATTTAACAAATGAAACCGTATCTTAA
- the trpD gene encoding anthranilate phosphoribosyltransferase — MKPYLKKLMNREHLTAEEMKDAANYCFTTDVTESEIAGFLTALQIKGETADEIAGLVEVIREKSSFQTSPIQDAMDNCGTGGDGSNSFNISTTSAFVIAGAGVTVAKHGNRSISSKTGSADVLEHLGVSLSFSNDHVSEMLAENKIAFLFAPHVHEALRPFSVVRKHLGLPTIFNAIGPLTNPIELDTQLIGVYRKDLLPIIAEAAKKLGRRRAVVVNGAGSMDEASLAGDNHLIILENGKLSETTIHPEEVGLSVYPNKSIRGGNAKENAEILKSVLNGTPGPYLDTVLLNAGLGLFTNGKANSPQDGIELARESIQSGAALERLQHLVAYSKKIPSGVY; from the coding sequence ATGAAACCGTATCTTAAAAAATTGATGAATCGTGAACATTTAACAGCAGAAGAAATGAAGGATGCTGCAAATTACTGCTTTACAACCGATGTGACTGAATCCGAAATTGCTGGATTTCTAACTGCGTTACAGATTAAAGGAGAAACCGCAGATGAAATTGCTGGACTTGTTGAAGTAATCCGGGAGAAGTCCTCCTTCCAAACGAGTCCAATCCAAGATGCAATGGATAACTGTGGTACCGGTGGAGATGGGTCCAACAGTTTTAATATTAGTACCACCTCTGCATTTGTTATCGCAGGGGCTGGCGTTACAGTTGCAAAGCATGGAAACCGAAGCATCTCCAGCAAAACTGGAAGTGCCGACGTCCTGGAACATCTAGGTGTCTCCCTTTCATTTTCCAACGACCATGTCAGTGAAATGCTTGCAGAAAATAAAATTGCATTTCTATTCGCTCCACATGTTCATGAAGCACTTCGCCCTTTTTCAGTCGTTCGGAAGCATTTGGGACTGCCAACAATATTCAATGCAATTGGCCCACTGACAAATCCAATTGAGCTTGATACCCAGCTGATCGGTGTATACCGTAAAGATTTACTGCCCATTATCGCTGAAGCTGCAAAGAAATTAGGCAGACGTCGAGCTGTTGTCGTTAACGGTGCTGGTTCAATGGATGAAGCTTCCCTGGCTGGAGACAATCACTTGATTATCCTCGAGAATGGGAAACTCTCTGAAACAACCATCCATCCAGAAGAGGTTGGCTTATCCGTTTATCCAAATAAAAGTATCCGCGGTGGGAACGCGAAGGAAAATGCAGAAATCCTCAAATCTGTTTTAAACGGGACCCCCGGGCCATACTTGGATACAGTTTTATTAAATGCAGGACTTGGCTTATTTACAAATGGCAAAGCAAACAGTCCTCAGGATGGAATTGAATTAGCACGAGAAAGCATCCAATCAGGTGCAGCCTTAGAACGTTTACAGCATTTAGTAGCATACAGCAAAAAAATTCCAAGTGGGGTGTATTAA